Proteins found in one Tamandua tetradactyla isolate mTamTet1 chromosome 1, mTamTet1.pri, whole genome shotgun sequence genomic segment:
- the LOC143687589 gene encoding olfactory receptor 2F1-like: protein MWKDNLTWVNEFVLMGISSDRQTQAGLFVLFGAAYLLTLLGNGLIILLIGLDSRLHLPMYFFLCNLSVVDICYISSGVPQMLVHFLLEKKTISFTRCGVQLFFTLAYGGSEFLLLAAMAYDRYVAICDPLHYVSVMSPRLCAILAAISWLVGLANATTETIVTMCLPTCGQNVLNHVTCETLALIRLACVDTTFNQMVIVASSIVVLLVPCCLVSLSYCYIVATILQIHSTQGRRKAFGTCASHLTVVSMSYGMALFTFMQPHSAASAEQDKVVMVFYAVVTPMLNPFIYCLRNKDMKAALSQVLNRSSKLKH from the coding sequence ATGTGGAAGGACAACCTAACTTGGGTAAATGAGTTTGTCCTAATGGGCATCTCCAGTGACAGGCAGACACAGGCTGGACTCTTTGTCCTGTTTGGTGCTGCCTACCTGCTCACCTTGCTGGGCAACGGGCTCATCATCCTCCTGATTGGGCTGGATTCACGACTCCACctgcccatgtacttcttcctctgcAACCTCTCAGTCGTGGACATCTGCTACATCTCCAGTGGTGTCCCCCAGATGCTGGTGCATTTCCTCCTGGAGAAGAAGACCATCTCCTTCACCCGGTGTGGAGTCCAGCTCTTCTTCACTCTGGCTTATGGTGGAAGTGAGTTCCTATTGCTGGCTgcaatggcctatgaccgctatgtggccatctgtgaCCCACTGCATTACGTGTCAGTGATGAGCCCAAGGCTCTGTGCAATACTAGCAGCCATCTCTTGGCTTGTGGGCCTGGCTAACGCTACCACAGAGACCATAGTCACCATGTGCTTGCCCACTTGTGGTCAAAATGTGTTGAATCACGTGACCTGTGAGACACTGGCACTGATTAGATTGGCCTGTGTGGACACCACTTTCAATCAGATGGTGATAGTGGCCTCCAGCATAGTGGTGCTGCTGGTGCCCTGCTGCCTGGTCTCACTGTCCTACTGCTATATTGTGGCCACCATTTTGCAGATCCACTCCACACAGGGCCGCCGCAAAGCCTTTGGGACCTGTGCCTCCCACCTCACTGTGGTCTCCATGTCTTATGGGATGGCCCTCTTCACCTTTATGCAGCCTCACTCTGCTGCCTCTGCAGAGCAGGACAAGGTGGTCATGGTCTTTTATGCAGTGGTAACACCTATGCTGAATCCTTTCATTTATTGTCTACGGAACAAGGATATGAAGGCTGCTCTGAGTCAAGTTCTAAACAGGAGCtctaaattaaaacattaa
- the LOC143673678 gene encoding olfactory receptor 10AC1-like — protein MENTSNATAPCGFLLQGFSEFPRLRPALFLLLLAVHLATLSGNLLILLAVAWVPSRPPMLLFLCQLSAIELCYTLVVVPRSLADLAAPGHGRGNPISFLGCATQMQMFVALGGAECFLLAAMAYDRYIAICHPLRYAAVVTPGLCARLALVCCLGGLAVSLGLTVAVFHLPFCGSCLLVHFFCDITALLHLACTRSYADELPLLGACLVLLLLPSLLILASYVAIAAALRRLHSPGGRRKAASTCASHLAVTFLHYGCATFMYVRPKAHYSPWWDRTLALVYTNVTPLLYPLIYSLRNREITAAIRRVLGRQRPGQAAGHGLCEP, from the coding sequence ATGGAGAACACCAGCAATGCCACAGCGCCTTGTGGCTTTCTCCTTCAGGGCTTCTCTGAGTTCCCGCGCCTGAGGCCAGCGCTCTTCCTGCTGCTGCTGGCTGTGCACCTGGCCACCCTGAGCGGGAATCTGCTCATTCTGTTGGCGGTGGCCTGGGTGCCCAGCCGGCCGCCCATGCTGCTCTTCCTGTGCCAGCTGTCGGCCATCGAGCTCTGCTACACGCTGGTGGTGGTACCCCGCTCCTTGGCCGACCTGGCCGCGCCGGGCCACGGCAGGGGGAACCCCATCTCCTTCTTGGGCTGCGCCACGCAAATGCAGATGTTCGTGGCACTGGGCGGGGCCGAGTGCTTCCTGCTGGCCGCCATGGCCTATGACCGTTACATAGCCATCTGCCACCCTCTACGTTATGCCGCTGTGGTGACCCCCGGGCTGTGCGCGCGCCTGGCCCTAGTTTGCTGTCTCGGGGGACTGGCAGTGTCCCTGGGGCTCACGGTGGCCGTCTTCCACCTGCCTTTCTGCGGTTCCTGCCTGCTGGTGCATTTCTTCTGCGACATCACGGCGCTGCTGCACTTGGCTTGCACGCGGAGCTACGCCGACGAGCTGCCCTTACTGGGCGCCTgcctggtgctgctgctgctgccctcCCTGCTCATCCTGGCCTCCTACGTCGCCATAGCCGCCGCCCTACGCCGCCTGCACTCACCCGGGGGCCGGCGCAAGGCCGCCTCCACCTGTGCCTCGCACCTGGCAGTTACCTTCCTGCACTATGGCTGCGCTACCTTCATGTACGTGCGACCCAAGGCCCACTACTCCCCGTGGTGGGACCGCACCCTGGCGCTCGTCTACACCAACGTCACGCCGCTGCTCTACCCGCTTATCTACAGCCTGCGGAACCGCGAGATCACTGCAGCCATCCGCAGGGTCCTGGGGCGGCAACGGCCCGGCCAAGCCGCGGGTCACGGTCTGTGTGAGCCCTGA